One genomic region from Polynucleobacter sp. MWH-P3-07-1 encodes:
- a CDS encoding bifunctional UDP-4-keto-pentose/UDP-xylose synthase, translating to MKKVLILGVNGFIGHHLSKRILETTDWDVYGMDMQNDRLGDLINHPRMHFFEGDITINKEWVEYHIRKCDVILPLVAIATPATYVQQPLKVFELDFEANLPIVRSAMKYKKHLVFPSTSEVYGMCEDGEFDPGTSNLVYGPINKPRWIYACSKQLMDRVIWGYGMEGLRFTLFRPFNWIGPGLDSIYTPKEGSSRVVTQFLGHIVRGEPINLVDGGAQKRAFTYIDDGIDALMHIIANQNDIANGKIYNIGNPKNNHSVRDLANQMLEIARSIPEYAKSAKEVKIVETTSGAYYGEGYQDVQNRVPAIDNTMAELGWKPTTTMTDALKNIFEAYRQDVDKARQLVDSD from the coding sequence ATGAAAAAAGTACTCATTCTGGGTGTTAATGGCTTTATCGGCCACCACCTCTCCAAGCGGATACTGGAGACAACTGATTGGGATGTCTATGGCATGGACATGCAAAACGATCGCTTAGGTGATTTGATCAATCATCCACGGATGCATTTCTTTGAGGGTGACATCACCATCAATAAAGAATGGGTTGAGTACCATATTCGCAAATGCGATGTGATCCTCCCACTTGTAGCGATTGCAACTCCAGCAACTTACGTCCAACAGCCGTTGAAAGTTTTTGAGCTCGACTTTGAGGCTAATTTGCCCATCGTGCGCTCTGCCATGAAATACAAAAAGCATTTGGTCTTCCCTTCAACCTCAGAAGTCTATGGCATGTGCGAAGACGGCGAGTTTGATCCCGGCACATCCAATCTAGTCTATGGCCCAATCAATAAACCCCGTTGGATTTATGCCTGCTCAAAGCAACTGATGGATCGCGTGATCTGGGGTTACGGCATGGAAGGCTTGCGCTTTACCCTGTTCCGTCCATTCAACTGGATTGGCCCTGGTCTAGACAGCATCTACACCCCAAAAGAGGGATCCTCACGGGTGGTAACTCAGTTCTTAGGCCATATCGTGCGCGGTGAGCCCATCAATTTAGTTGATGGTGGTGCTCAAAAAAGAGCCTTCACATATATTGACGACGGCATCGATGCCTTGATGCACATCATCGCCAACCAGAACGATATTGCCAATGGCAAGATTTATAACATCGGCAATCCAAAAAACAATCACTCTGTACGCGACCTCGCTAATCAGATGCTTGAGATTGCCAGAAGTATTCCTGAATACGCGAAGAGCGCCAAAGAAGTGAAGATTGTCGAAACTACCTCAGGCGCTTATTACGGCGAGGGCTACCAAGATGTGCAGAACCGAGTTCCCGCAATCGATAACACCATGGCTGAATTGGGCTGGAAGCCCACCACCACCATGACTGATGCGCTCAAGAATATTTTTGAAGCCTATCGTCAGGATGTGGATAAAGCCCGTCAACTCGTCGACTCAGACTAA
- a CDS encoding glycosyltransferase family 39 protein: MSFSSRKPETLLSPAKVLLLLAIYALIWFGTLNYRHLIPSDEGRYAEMAREMLVSGDWLTPRYNGYQYFEKPPLQIWATAVAFKLFGIGDWQARLWTALTGFITILFVGFTSARIYGARAGWLAAVVLASTPMWIIGGHFNSLDMGLSAFLVAALCSLLLSQTSNNQNAIRQWMWVCWIMMGLATLSKGLIGAALPLLVLIMYSISSWNWKIWRQLSLLSGFILFLAITAPWFILVSIRNPNFAEFFFIHEHLQRFTQDAHSRTGPIYYFIPLLLIGFLPWLSQMPGAMVQAWKESKRGFSSAWLLVCWFVVIFGFFSISHSKLPGYIMPIFPALAMLAGYRLNHNLGQMNALKFTWQLQTLTFAVLGGIGFAFLDQVGIQARPDEIAAYASYTHWIIVALIALIIFSLLATWQAKRNGLISIASFAIGFFLCAIVAGTGHETLGRTVSGVDLAERVKSSIPQKVNFYSVRILDHTMPFYLGKTMIMVEDPDELEYGVSQEPNLWLPTLDAFIERWKEDPSSYALMVPEQYLQLQQQGLAMQEVDRDSRRVVVKHPDRPQSLQQ; encoded by the coding sequence ATGAGCTTTAGCTCCAGAAAACCAGAGACCCTATTAAGCCCAGCTAAGGTGCTTTTGCTCCTGGCCATCTATGCATTGATTTGGTTTGGCACACTCAACTATCGCCATCTCATCCCTTCTGATGAAGGTCGCTACGCAGAGATGGCTCGTGAGATGCTGGTCAGTGGTGATTGGCTTACCCCACGCTATAACGGCTACCAATACTTCGAGAAACCTCCTCTACAAATTTGGGCTACTGCAGTTGCATTCAAACTATTTGGTATTGGTGATTGGCAAGCGCGTCTGTGGACAGCCTTAACAGGATTCATCACCATTCTCTTCGTTGGCTTTACTAGTGCACGCATTTATGGTGCGCGTGCCGGCTGGCTTGCAGCAGTAGTTCTCGCTTCCACCCCGATGTGGATTATTGGGGGCCACTTTAATTCTCTAGACATGGGCCTCTCAGCATTTTTGGTGGCCGCACTTTGCAGTCTTTTGCTTTCGCAAACATCGAATAATCAAAACGCTATCAGACAGTGGATGTGGGTCTGCTGGATCATGATGGGTCTAGCAACACTCTCTAAAGGTTTAATTGGGGCTGCCTTACCGCTCTTGGTTTTGATCATGTATTCCATCAGTAGCTGGAACTGGAAAATCTGGAGACAGTTGTCTTTGCTTAGTGGCTTCATTCTTTTCCTAGCAATCACTGCCCCATGGTTTATTTTGGTTTCGATTCGCAATCCGAATTTTGCTGAGTTCTTTTTTATTCACGAGCATCTACAGCGCTTCACCCAAGATGCCCATAGCAGAACAGGGCCGATTTACTACTTCATTCCCCTGCTCTTGATTGGCTTTCTGCCTTGGCTCTCCCAGATGCCCGGTGCTATGGTGCAAGCTTGGAAAGAATCCAAAAGGGGCTTCTCGAGCGCTTGGTTATTGGTGTGTTGGTTTGTGGTGATATTTGGATTCTTTAGCATTTCGCATTCAAAACTCCCCGGCTACATCATGCCAATCTTTCCGGCACTGGCTATGTTGGCGGGATATCGACTCAATCACAACCTAGGTCAAATGAATGCACTTAAGTTCACTTGGCAATTGCAGACCCTTACCTTTGCCGTTCTGGGAGGAATTGGATTCGCATTCTTAGATCAAGTCGGTATTCAGGCGCGCCCCGATGAAATCGCCGCTTATGCGAGCTATACCCATTGGATCATTGTTGCGTTAATTGCTTTAATTATTTTTTCTCTTCTCGCAACCTGGCAAGCTAAGCGCAATGGGCTTATTAGTATTGCTAGCTTTGCTATCGGATTTTTTCTCTGCGCCATCGTTGCAGGGACTGGCCACGAAACTTTGGGACGCACTGTCTCTGGCGTTGATCTAGCTGAGCGAGTGAAGTCCAGCATTCCGCAAAAGGTCAATTTCTATTCCGTGCGCATACTAGATCACACTATGCCCTTCTATTTAGGCAAAACGATGATCATGGTAGAGGATCCCGACGAGCTGGAGTACGGCGTCAGTCAGGAACCCAATCTTTGGCTACCCACCCTAGATGCCTTCATCGAACGTTGGAAAGAGGATCCTAGCAGCTATGCTTTGATGGTGCCTGAGCAATACTTGCAATTACAGCAGCAAGGGCTAGCAATGCAAGAAGTAGACCGTGACTCTCGCCGAGTGGTAGTGAAACATCCTGATAGGCCACAATCTCTGCAACAATAA
- a CDS encoding glycosyltransferase, which translates to MTANIATPANQPQLSIVIPVYNEEDGLQALFDRLYPAMDRVAAKHQLAYEIIFVNDGSKDRSAGMLSKQFELRPDQTRVLLFHSNFGQHMAIMAGFEYAQGNYIITLDADLQNPPEEIDALVVELLKGHDYVGTIRADRRDSFFRKFASRMMNRLRHSITHITMTDQGCMLRGYSRRIVDLVRQCDESNTFIPALAYTFAADPVEIVVKHEERFAGESKYSLYQLIRLNFDLVTGFSVMPLQIFSILGMLLALASGILFIYLLVRRFLLGAEVEGVFTLFALTFCLIGVMLFGLGLVGEYIGRIYQQVRQRPRYVVKTVLEKK; encoded by the coding sequence ATGACTGCGAATATAGCCACCCCAGCTAATCAGCCTCAACTGAGCATCGTTATCCCCGTTTATAACGAGGAAGATGGCCTGCAAGCCCTCTTTGATCGCCTCTACCCCGCAATGGATCGTGTGGCGGCCAAGCACCAACTTGCCTATGAAATCATTTTCGTGAACGATGGCAGTAAAGATCGCTCTGCTGGCATGCTGAGCAAGCAATTTGAGCTTCGCCCAGACCAAACCCGTGTTCTCTTATTTCACAGCAACTTTGGTCAGCATATGGCCATCATGGCTGGCTTTGAATACGCCCAAGGGAATTACATCATTACCTTGGATGCCGACCTGCAAAATCCTCCTGAGGAGATTGATGCCCTAGTTGTCGAGTTACTCAAAGGACATGACTATGTTGGCACGATTCGCGCTGATCGTCGCGATAGTTTCTTCCGAAAATTTGCTTCACGAATGATGAATCGTCTGCGCCACAGCATTACCCACATCACCATGACAGATCAAGGCTGCATGCTCCGTGGCTATAGCCGTCGAATTGTGGACTTAGTTCGTCAATGCGATGAGAGTAATACTTTCATTCCTGCTCTTGCTTATACCTTCGCTGCTGATCCAGTAGAGATTGTCGTCAAGCATGAAGAGCGTTTTGCTGGCGAATCCAAATATAGTCTCTATCAATTGATTCGCTTGAACTTTGATTTAGTGACCGGTTTCTCTGTCATGCCACTCCAGATCTTTTCGATCCTAGGCATGCTCCTGGCTCTGGCTTCCGGTATTTTGTTTATCTATCTGCTAGTACGCCGCTTCTTGCTGGGGGCTGAAGTTGAGGGTGTATTTACCCTCTTTGCACTCACCTTCTGCTTGATCGGTGTAATGCTCTTTGGCCTGGGCTTAGTCGGTGAATACATCGGGCGTATCTATCAACAGGTTAGACAACGTCCTCGCTATGTTGTTAAAACTGTTCTCGAGAAAAAATAA
- a CDS encoding formyltransferase: MRAVVFAYHDVGVNCLQALLDAGIQVDLVLTHHDDPHENIWFGSVARLCEEKQIPYIQPSASELLSLTPKLQALAPDYLFSFYYRYMIPADILSCARIAALNMHGSLLPKYRGRAPVNWAILHGESETGASLHIMEAKPDAGDIVGQVAVTIGPDETATDVFAKVSKAAVAVLKSVLPQLIQGQVPRKPNLLSEGSYFGGRKPEDGRIHWAQTAQQVHNLVRAVAPPYPGAFTDFQGQTRIVAKTHLGGPFPQGLNLQTPGVQVVDNRVFGICGDQRALEILEWYPANKTS, from the coding sequence TTGCGTGCAGTCGTCTTTGCCTATCACGATGTAGGCGTCAATTGCTTACAGGCATTGCTGGATGCAGGCATTCAAGTGGATCTAGTGCTCACTCATCATGATGATCCACATGAAAATATTTGGTTTGGCAGTGTGGCTAGACTCTGTGAAGAAAAGCAGATACCTTACATTCAGCCTAGCGCTAGCGAATTGTTAAGCCTTACTCCAAAACTCCAAGCGCTTGCACCAGACTACCTCTTTTCTTTTTACTATCGCTACATGATTCCGGCAGATATTCTGAGTTGCGCCAGAATCGCGGCTCTGAATATGCATGGCTCGTTACTACCAAAGTACCGCGGTAGAGCACCGGTGAATTGGGCAATTCTGCATGGCGAATCTGAAACGGGTGCGAGCTTACACATCATGGAAGCCAAACCCGATGCGGGCGATATTGTTGGTCAAGTAGCAGTAACAATTGGTCCCGATGAAACCGCAACAGATGTATTTGCCAAAGTGAGCAAGGCCGCAGTAGCGGTTCTCAAAAGCGTACTCCCCCAACTGATTCAAGGCCAAGTTCCTCGCAAACCCAATCTTTTGAGTGAGGGTAGTTATTTTGGTGGACGCAAGCCTGAAGATGGGCGCATACATTGGGCCCAGACCGCTCAGCAGGTCCATAACTTGGTCCGTGCGGTGGCACCCCCCTATCCTGGAGCCTTTACCGACTTTCAAGGACAGACACGGATTGTGGCAAAAACCCATTTGGGCGGGCCATTTCCTCAGGGGCTGAATCTTCAGACTCCGGGAGTCCAAGTGGTTGATAATCGGGTATTTGGTATCTGCGGAGACCAACGGGCTCTGGAAATTCTAGAGTGGTATCCCGCAAACAAAACTTCATGA
- a CDS encoding peroxiredoxin has translation MTVSIGQTIPNCAIPATSGLTFTPESAQGKKLVLYFYPKDMTPGCTAESGEFRDHIEAFSKANTLVVGVSRDSLKSHDNFRSKLGLPFELVADTEEQLCQIFGVMKMKNMYGKQVRGVERSTFLFDASGKLVKEWRGLKVPGHVTEVLQAAQAIK, from the coding sequence ATGACTGTAAGCATCGGCCAAACCATTCCTAACTGTGCCATTCCTGCTACTTCAGGCCTGACCTTTACCCCAGAATCTGCCCAAGGCAAAAAATTGGTGCTCTACTTCTATCCGAAAGATATGACTCCAGGTTGTACCGCTGAGTCTGGTGAGTTTAGAGATCATATTGAGGCCTTTAGCAAAGCCAATACCTTGGTTGTTGGCGTCTCCCGCGATAGCCTCAAATCACACGATAATTTCCGCAGTAAATTAGGCTTGCCGTTTGAATTGGTTGCCGATACTGAAGAGCAGCTTTGCCAGATCTTTGGTGTCATGAAGATGAAAAACATGTATGGCAAACAAGTCCGTGGCGTAGAGCGCAGCACCTTTCTTTTTGACGCTTCAGGCAAGCTCGTTAAAGAGTGGCGTGGCCTCAAAGTTCCAGGTCATGTGACAGAAGTATTACAGGCTGCTCAGGCAATTAAATAA
- a CDS encoding polysaccharide deacetylase family protein — MAKIALKVDVDTLRGTKEGAPNLARLFQHYDLKATFLFSLGPDHTGWALKRVFRPGFLKKVSRTSVLEHYGLKTLLYGVLLPGPDIGKQAPDQMRAIDQAGHETGIHTWDHVAWQDAVRNRDPQWTHAQMQKSWDRFVEIFGHPPVTYGAAGWQMNEAAFEQLDQWGIHYSSDGRSEPNLIPYRLALSSGKAKHVQYPTTLPTFDELIGVDDASELDAVKQILAITQSNPNDQVFTLHAELEGQKLLPAFEALIRGWLEQGHDLVTMGELHQSWVATKQLDKIAVMPLVWSEIPNRSGELIVQTH, encoded by the coding sequence ATGGCAAAAATTGCTCTCAAGGTTGATGTTGATACCTTACGCGGCACGAAAGAAGGTGCCCCAAATCTAGCGCGTCTTTTTCAGCACTACGATCTTAAGGCTACCTTTTTATTTAGCTTAGGGCCTGACCATACCGGCTGGGCCTTGAAGCGCGTCTTTCGTCCGGGCTTTCTGAAAAAAGTCAGCCGCACCTCAGTCTTAGAGCACTACGGTCTCAAAACATTGCTGTACGGGGTATTGCTTCCGGGCCCTGATATTGGCAAGCAAGCGCCTGATCAAATGCGCGCAATTGATCAGGCGGGTCATGAGACTGGGATCCATACTTGGGACCACGTTGCTTGGCAGGACGCCGTTCGTAATCGCGACCCCCAGTGGACTCATGCACAAATGCAAAAGAGTTGGGATCGTTTTGTGGAGATCTTCGGCCATCCTCCAGTCACTTACGGTGCAGCTGGCTGGCAAATGAATGAAGCTGCGTTTGAGCAACTCGACCAATGGGGTATTCACTACTCTTCTGACGGAAGATCTGAGCCCAACTTAATACCCTACCGTTTGGCACTCTCATCCGGCAAAGCGAAGCATGTACAGTACCCCACTACGCTTCCAACTTTTGATGAACTGATCGGGGTGGATGATGCCTCCGAACTGGATGCCGTTAAACAAATCCTGGCTATAACCCAAAGCAATCCCAACGATCAAGTCTTTACCTTGCATGCTGAGCTCGAGGGCCAAAAACTGCTCCCCGCTTTTGAAGCCCTGATTCGGGGCTGGCTAGAGCAGGGTCACGATTTAGTCACCATGGGAGAGTTACATCAATCATGGGTAGCGACAAAACAGCTTGATAAGATAGCGGTAATGCCCCTGGTTTGGAGTGAGATCCCCAATCGGAGTGGTGAACTCATCGTACAAACCCATTGA
- a CDS encoding DegT/DnrJ/EryC1/StrS aminotransferase family protein, producing MAHTPFIPFTRPSFDEATIDAVGEVLRSGWVTSGPKLAEFEAALSDYFGGLPVRCFANGTATMKIALQVAGIGEGDEVITTPISWVATSNVILGVGAKPVFVDIDPVTRNLDLSKVAAAISHKTRAIMPVYLAGLPVDMDKLYDLAQQHQLRVIEDAAQAFGSSWKGQKIGSIGDLVSFSFQANKNLSTVEGGCLVFNNLDEVKLAEKLRLQGVTRQGMDGMDVDVLGGKDNLTDVNAVIGLHQLKQLPQFQAKRTELARHYFASLRQEIQSAGLESLHLELPPENFTDSNWHMFQVVLPLNQLQVDRAQVMTELKGLGIGTGLHYPAITGFSLYTKLGYQVSDTPIAERIGRSILTLPLFPGLNQSDVERICKSLVAILKKHAK from the coding sequence ATGGCTCATACCCCTTTTATTCCCTTTACGCGCCCCAGCTTTGATGAGGCGACGATTGATGCCGTGGGTGAAGTATTGCGCTCAGGCTGGGTGACCTCAGGCCCTAAGTTAGCTGAATTCGAGGCAGCCCTCAGCGACTATTTTGGAGGTCTTCCTGTGCGTTGTTTTGCCAACGGCACGGCAACCATGAAGATTGCGCTCCAAGTGGCTGGCATTGGCGAAGGCGATGAAGTCATCACCACCCCCATCTCTTGGGTTGCTACTTCTAATGTGATTTTGGGTGTTGGGGCTAAACCGGTGTTTGTGGATATTGACCCAGTTACTCGTAATCTCGATCTATCCAAAGTAGCTGCTGCAATCAGCCACAAAACCCGCGCCATCATGCCGGTCTATCTAGCTGGCTTACCTGTCGATATGGATAAGTTGTACGACTTAGCTCAGCAACACCAATTGCGCGTGATTGAAGATGCTGCGCAAGCCTTTGGCTCATCTTGGAAAGGTCAAAAGATCGGCAGTATCGGTGATCTCGTGAGTTTTAGTTTTCAAGCGAATAAGAATCTGTCTACTGTAGAAGGTGGCTGCTTGGTTTTTAACAATCTGGATGAGGTAAAACTCGCTGAGAAACTGCGCTTACAAGGCGTGACTCGGCAAGGCATGGATGGCATGGATGTCGATGTATTGGGCGGAAAAGATAACCTCACCGATGTCAATGCCGTGATCGGTCTTCATCAACTCAAACAACTACCCCAATTTCAGGCCAAGCGAACCGAGTTAGCGCGTCACTACTTTGCAAGTCTTCGTCAAGAAATCCAATCAGCAGGTCTGGAGAGTTTGCACTTAGAGCTGCCTCCAGAAAATTTCACAGATAGTAATTGGCATATGTTCCAAGTGGTTTTGCCTTTAAACCAACTCCAGGTCGATCGCGCACAAGTCATGACAGAACTAAAAGGGCTGGGCATTGGCACAGGCTTACATTACCCAGCAATCACCGGCTTTAGCCTTTACACAAAACTGGGTTACCAGGTCAGCGATACACCGATCGCCGAGCGTATTGGCCGATCCATTCTGACTCTGCCATTATTTCCGGGCCTCAATCAATCCGATGTGGAGCGTATCTGCAAAAGCCTGGTTGCCATCCTCAAAAAGCACGCTAAATAG
- a CDS encoding PhoH family protein has protein sequence MPLPPIPTQIAGQVKLSAKDTPDLKKRPAPAKPVVMENHAPDWAHDDEVDLSAAEEALEKIKSDHRPAQIQRTEAKAPAPEKPKRIIRTGPPSLFVLDTNVLMHDPSSLFRFDEHDLFLPMTTLEELDNHKKGMTEVARNARTVSRSLDQLVAGTNGSLDEGIPLNKLGNQDVSGRLYFQTKLSTQALPEGLPEGKGDNMILAVVSELQKTRQGQEVVLVSKDINMRIKARALGLPAEDYFNDQVLEDRDLMYSGVMTLAADFWPKHGKSMESWADSKSGTMFYRVTGPAVPSMLVNQFVYQENPDGSTPFYAQVREINGKTALLQTLRDFSHQKNNVWSVTARNREQNFAMNLLMNPEIDFVTLLGQAGTGKTLLALAAGLEQVLDSKRYNEIIITRATVPVGEDIGFLPGTEEEKMQPWMGAFDDNLEVLHRNDDNAGEWGRAATQELIRSRIKVKSMNFMRGRTFVSKFVIIDEAQNLTPKQMKTLVTRAGPGTKIICLGNIAQIDTPYLTEGSSGLTYVVDRFKGWRHGGHITLARGERSRLADHAADAL, from the coding sequence ATGCCATTGCCACCCATCCCAACTCAAATTGCTGGTCAAGTGAAGTTGAGCGCTAAAGACACACCAGATTTAAAGAAACGTCCTGCTCCAGCAAAACCGGTTGTGATGGAAAATCATGCACCCGATTGGGCTCATGATGATGAGGTTGATTTATCTGCTGCTGAGGAAGCCCTGGAGAAGATTAAAAGCGATCATCGTCCAGCACAAATTCAACGTACTGAAGCAAAAGCGCCAGCCCCCGAAAAGCCAAAGCGGATCATTCGCACTGGCCCTCCTAGCTTATTCGTGCTCGATACCAATGTCTTGATGCATGATCCAAGCTCGCTGTTCCGCTTCGATGAGCACGATCTGTTTTTGCCAATGACTACCTTAGAGGAATTGGATAATCACAAAAAGGGAATGACGGAAGTAGCACGCAATGCCCGTACCGTCAGTCGCTCACTCGATCAACTGGTCGCCGGCACTAATGGTTCACTGGATGAAGGTATTCCGCTGAACAAACTGGGTAATCAAGATGTATCCGGTCGTCTCTATTTCCAGACCAAGTTATCTACCCAAGCTTTGCCAGAAGGTCTACCTGAAGGTAAAGGTGACAACATGATTCTGGCGGTCGTGAGTGAGTTGCAAAAAACTCGCCAGGGCCAAGAGGTGGTGTTGGTTTCTAAAGATATCAATATGCGCATCAAGGCTCGCGCCTTGGGATTACCAGCAGAAGATTATTTCAATGACCAAGTCTTAGAAGACCGTGACCTGATGTACTCCGGCGTGATGACATTGGCTGCCGATTTTTGGCCCAAGCATGGCAAGTCGATGGAGAGCTGGGCAGACTCCAAGTCAGGTACGATGTTCTATCGCGTGACCGGCCCAGCTGTCCCAAGCATGCTGGTGAATCAGTTTGTCTATCAAGAAAATCCTGACGGCTCCACACCGTTCTACGCCCAAGTCCGCGAGATCAACGGCAAGACCGCCCTACTACAAACATTGAGAGATTTTTCTCATCAGAAAAATAATGTTTGGAGTGTGACTGCCCGCAATCGTGAGCAAAACTTTGCGATGAACCTACTCATGAATCCTGAGATCGATTTTGTAACGCTCTTAGGTCAAGCGGGTACAGGTAAAACCTTGTTGGCTTTGGCTGCTGGACTGGAGCAAGTGCTAGATAGCAAGCGTTATAACGAAATCATCATCACCCGCGCTACCGTTCCAGTAGGTGAGGATATCGGCTTTTTACCAGGTACCGAAGAGGAGAAAATGCAGCCATGGATGGGTGCCTTTGACGATAACCTTGAAGTGTTGCATCGCAATGATGACAATGCTGGTGAATGGGGTCGCGCTGCTACTCAAGAGCTCATTCGCTCACGCATCAAAGTCAAGAGCATGAACTTCATGCGTGGCAGAACCTTTGTGAGTAAGTTTGTCATTATTGATGAAGCGCAAAACTTAACTCCCAAACAAATGAAAACCTTGGTTACCCGCGCAGGCCCAGGAACTAAGATTATTTGCTTGGGCAATATTGCCCAGATTGATACGCCTTACTTAACTGAAGGATCTTCGGGTCTGACCTATGTTGTCGATCGCTTTAAGGGTTGGCGTCATGGTGGCCACATTACCTTGGCTCGGGGCGAGCGCTCCCGTCTTGCGGATCATGCTGCAGACGCACTCTAA